A portion of the Mycobacterium paraseoulense genome contains these proteins:
- a CDS encoding acyltransferase family protein, producing MNLGQVFDPRQNALNAWRLTLATSVIVGHSFILTGHAWTGAEYIAAGGVDGFFAVSGFLITASWLRHPHLRDYSAARVLRILPGYYVCLVVTAFVIAPIGVAIQGGAALKLLLSTAPVAYVAMNSAVVMLKADVGGTPQGVPYPGSWNSSLWTLVFELGCYAAVAAIGIAGLAHRRWVSPVILAAAVLGEALSPPIALGQPFAGQFAAVVSRFAVMFAAGALLYQWRDKIPARWWLVAASAVTVALGGTLLPHYRLLGGIPLAYAVIASGAMLRNKRLRLRTDLSYGVYIYAFPIQQLLVICWPGRPNAVVHAAVAAMAILPLAALSWFLVEKPAMSLKARLLSKWAAAEAAAAKPDHAADARDLMLEEPTGEVSGPA from the coding sequence ATGAACCTCGGACAGGTTTTCGACCCTCGGCAGAACGCGCTCAATGCCTGGCGACTGACGCTGGCGACCTCCGTGATCGTCGGGCACTCGTTCATCCTGACGGGACACGCATGGACGGGCGCGGAATACATTGCCGCCGGTGGGGTCGACGGCTTCTTTGCCGTCTCCGGTTTCCTCATCACCGCGAGCTGGCTTCGCCACCCGCACCTGCGGGATTATTCCGCCGCGCGGGTTCTGCGTATCCTTCCCGGCTACTACGTCTGCCTGGTCGTCACCGCGTTCGTCATCGCTCCGATCGGCGTGGCGATTCAGGGTGGCGCGGCGCTCAAGCTGCTCCTGTCCACTGCGCCGGTCGCCTACGTCGCCATGAACAGCGCGGTGGTCATGCTCAAGGCCGATGTCGGGGGTACACCCCAAGGGGTCCCCTATCCGGGGAGCTGGAACAGTTCGCTGTGGACATTGGTTTTCGAGCTGGGGTGTTACGCCGCGGTCGCCGCTATCGGCATCGCTGGGCTTGCCCACCGCCGATGGGTATCTCCCGTAATATTGGCGGCGGCGGTTCTCGGGGAGGCGTTATCGCCGCCCATCGCCCTGGGCCAGCCGTTTGCAGGCCAGTTCGCCGCCGTGGTCTCGCGATTCGCCGTCATGTTCGCGGCCGGAGCGTTGCTCTACCAATGGCGGGACAAGATTCCGGCTCGGTGGTGGCTGGTCGCGGCCAGCGCAGTCACCGTTGCCTTGGGCGGCACCCTGCTCCCGCACTACCGGCTGCTCGGTGGGATTCCGCTCGCGTACGCCGTCATCGCTTCCGGTGCGATGCTTCGGAACAAACGCCTGAGACTACGTACGGATCTGTCCTATGGCGTGTATATCTACGCCTTCCCGATTCAGCAGTTGCTGGTGATCTGTTGGCCTGGCCGGCCGAATGCGGTTGTGCACGCTGCCGTTGCGGCGATGGCCATACTGCCGCTGGCCGCGCTGAGCTGGTTCCTGGTCGAGAAACCCGCCATGTCGCTCAAGGCTCGGCTGTTGAGCAAGTGGGCAGCCGCCGAGGCTGCTGCCGCTAAGCCAGACCATGCCGCCGATGCCCGCGACCTCATGCTTGAGGAGCCGACTGGCGAGGTATCCGGCCCCGCCTAG
- the rfbC gene encoding dTDP-4-dehydrorhamnose 3,5-epimerase gives MKVRELAIPGAWEITPAVHGDSRGLFFEWLTDRGFTEFAGHRFDVRQANCSVSAAGVLRGLHFAELPPSQAKYVTCVRGSVFDVVVDIREGSPTFGQWDSVLLDDKDRRTIYLSEGLGHGFLALQDDSTVMYLCSAEYNPQREHTICATDPAIGIEWPLVNGAAPSLSDRDAAAPGFEEVRAAGLLPSWAETQRFIDGMRHR, from the coding sequence ATGAAGGTGCGCGAGCTCGCCATTCCCGGAGCCTGGGAGATCACCCCCGCCGTTCACGGCGATTCCCGTGGCCTGTTCTTCGAATGGCTTACCGACCGCGGGTTCACCGAGTTCGCCGGTCACCGCTTCGATGTCCGGCAAGCGAACTGCTCGGTTTCGGCCGCCGGGGTGCTGCGCGGCCTGCACTTCGCCGAGCTGCCGCCGAGCCAGGCCAAATACGTGACGTGCGTGCGCGGTTCGGTGTTCGACGTCGTGGTGGACATCCGCGAGGGTTCGCCCACATTCGGGCAGTGGGATTCCGTTCTGCTCGACGACAAGGACCGCAGGACGATTTACCTTTCCGAGGGCCTGGGGCACGGCTTCCTTGCCTTGCAGGACGATTCGACGGTGATGTATCTGTGCTCGGCCGAATACAACCCGCAGCGCGAGCACACGATTTGTGCGACCGATCCGGCGATCGGGATCGAGTGGCCGTTGGTGAACGGCGCCGCACCCAGCCTGTCCGACCGCGACGCCGCGGCCCCCGGCTTCGAAGAAGTCCGCGCCGCCGGGCTTTTGCCCAGCTGGGCGGAGACGCAGCGCTTCATCGACGGGATGCGTCACCGGTAA
- the rfbB gene encoding dTDP-glucose 4,6-dehydratase: MRLLVTGGAGFIGANFVHSTVREHPEDSVTVLDALTYAGRRESLADVEDAIRLVVGDICDAELVSRLVAESDAVVHFAAESHVDNALDDPGPFLHTNVVGTFTILEAVRRHGVRLHHISTDEVYGDLELDDPNRFTESTPYNPSSPYSATKAGADMLVRAWVRSYGVRATISNCSNNYGPYQHVEKFIPRQITNVLTGRRCKLYGSGANVRDWIHVDDHNSAVRRILEKGEIGRTYLISSEGERDNLSVLRTLLKMMGREPDDFDHVTDRAGHDLRYAIDPSMLYDELCWAPKHTDFEEGLSATIDWYRANESWWRPLKDAAEARYEERGQ, translated from the coding sequence ATGCGGCTACTGGTCACCGGCGGCGCTGGGTTCATCGGCGCCAATTTCGTGCACAGCACCGTCCGCGAGCACCCCGAAGACTCCGTCACGGTCCTCGACGCCCTGACATACGCCGGCCGGCGCGAGTCCCTGGCCGACGTCGAAGACGCCATCCGGCTGGTGGTGGGCGACATCTGCGACGCCGAGCTGGTCTCCCGGCTGGTGGCCGAGTCCGACGCCGTGGTGCACTTCGCCGCCGAGAGCCACGTCGACAACGCGCTGGACGATCCGGGCCCGTTCCTGCACACCAACGTGGTCGGGACGTTCACCATCCTGGAAGCGGTGCGGCGCCACGGCGTGCGGCTACACCACATTTCGACCGATGAGGTCTACGGCGACCTGGAGCTCGACGATCCCAACCGGTTCACCGAGTCGACGCCCTACAACCCCTCGAGCCCGTACTCGGCGACCAAGGCCGGCGCCGACATGCTGGTCCGGGCCTGGGTGCGGTCGTATGGCGTGCGCGCGACGATTTCGAACTGCTCCAACAACTACGGGCCGTATCAGCACGTCGAGAAGTTCATCCCTCGCCAGATCACCAACGTGCTCACCGGCCGGCGGTGCAAGCTGTACGGCAGCGGCGCCAACGTGCGCGACTGGATCCACGTCGACGATCACAACAGCGCCGTGCGGCGCATCCTGGAAAAGGGCGAGATCGGCCGCACCTACCTGATCAGTTCCGAGGGCGAGCGCGACAACCTCAGCGTGCTGCGCACGCTGTTGAAGATGATGGGCCGCGAACCAGACGACTTCGACCACGTGACCGACCGGGCGGGCCACGACCTGCGTTACGCCATCGACCCGTCGATGCTGTACGACGAACTGTGTTGGGCGCCAAAGCATACCGATTTCGAGGAGGGCCTGAGCGCCACCATTGACTGGTATCGTGCCAACGAATCCTGGTGGCGTCCCCTGAAAGACGCCGCGGAAGCCCGTTACGAAGAGCGTGGTCAGTAA
- a CDS encoding acyltransferase family protein: protein MKLGQVFDPRSNALNALRLALAAEVMLFHSWAVTGRPPPAAINQLFFSVGVDGFFAISGFLITRSWLTDPRVRDYLTARALRILPGFYVCLVLTAFVFAPVSLLIQGGSAMKLLKSTAPIQYLLNNSAVAYLQPTIAGTLRGVPSGPTWNASLWSLVWELLCYLAVILIGVVGLANRRWVSPLLLVVAVFAALAFPPLTFPGAWTIPQLAARSAIMFAAGAVMYQWRDVIPARWSLVAVCAFIVFAAGFLPDYRVVAALPLAYVVIVSGALLRHKRLRLRTDLSYGVYIYAYPTQQMLAVCGLATLTPLVFFGLSALGTLPLAALSWFVIEKPSMSLKRRLKQKWGAAVPDSGDDRAGDLVADGPAPNAPRLTPVHQPVKITDNPNTRDGVT, encoded by the coding sequence ATGAAGCTGGGGCAGGTATTCGATCCGCGCAGTAATGCGTTGAACGCGTTGCGGTTAGCGCTTGCGGCCGAGGTCATGCTCTTCCACTCGTGGGCTGTCACGGGCCGGCCGCCGCCTGCAGCGATCAATCAGCTGTTCTTTTCTGTGGGTGTCGACGGCTTCTTCGCGATCTCGGGCTTCCTCATCACCAGGAGTTGGCTCACCGACCCGCGCGTGCGTGACTACCTCACCGCGCGAGCCCTGCGCATCCTGCCCGGGTTCTACGTCTGCCTGGTGTTGACGGCGTTCGTGTTCGCGCCGGTCAGTCTGCTGATCCAGGGCGGATCGGCGATGAAGCTGCTCAAGTCCACTGCGCCCATCCAGTACCTTCTGAATAACAGCGCGGTGGCCTACCTCCAGCCCACCATCGCCGGCACATTGCGTGGGGTTCCCAGCGGGCCCACCTGGAACGCTTCGCTGTGGTCCCTCGTCTGGGAATTGCTGTGTTACCTCGCCGTCATCCTCATCGGCGTCGTCGGGCTCGCCAACCGCAGGTGGGTTTCTCCTTTGCTGCTGGTGGTGGCCGTGTTTGCGGCACTGGCGTTTCCGCCGCTGACCTTCCCCGGTGCGTGGACCATCCCCCAGCTCGCCGCCCGTTCGGCCATCATGTTCGCCGCCGGAGCGGTGATGTATCAGTGGCGCGACGTGATCCCGGCCCGCTGGTCGTTGGTCGCGGTCTGCGCGTTCATCGTGTTCGCGGCCGGGTTCCTGCCCGATTACCGCGTCGTCGCGGCCCTTCCTCTGGCGTATGTCGTCATCGTGTCGGGCGCCCTGTTGCGCCACAAGCGGCTGCGGTTGCGCACGGACCTGTCCTACGGGGTGTACATCTACGCATATCCCACTCAGCAGATGCTGGCCGTTTGCGGGCTCGCGACCTTGACTCCACTTGTGTTCTTTGGCCTCAGCGCCCTAGGCACCCTGCCGCTGGCCGCCCTGAGCTGGTTCGTCATCGAAAAGCCGTCGATGTCCCTCAAACGCCGGCTCAAGCAGAAGTGGGGCGCGGCCGTCCCCGATTCCGGCGATGATCGTGCCGGCGACCTCGTCGCCGACGGGCCCGCCCCCAATGCTCCGCGTCTGACCCCGGTACACCAGCCGGTCAAAATCACCGATAATCCGAACACGCGCGACGGCGTGACATAG
- a CDS encoding acyltransferase family protein, which translates to MTLGQVFDPRKNALNALRLALAAEVMLWHCWPATGRIPPAPILQVFFSVGVDGFFAISGFLITRSWLTDPRVRDYLTARALRIMPGYYLCLGVTAFVFAPLSVLIQGGSAWQLLGSTAPLEYVVKNIGLAYVHFDVGGTPRGIPHSGVWNASMWSLIWEVLCYLAVAGIGLAGLANRRWVPAAILAVGVVAATQLPPLTFPGVWTVPQLAVRAAIMFAAGSLLYQWRDVIPARWSLVAVSVVIVFAAGFLPDYRVLAALPLAYAVIVSGALLQHKRLRLRTDLSYGVYIYAFPTQQMLAVCGLAGLNPFVFFVCSALGTLPLATLSWFAIEKPSLSLKGRLKQRWTASSNEGDRAPASAAS; encoded by the coding sequence ATGACCCTCGGGCAAGTATTCGATCCGCGGAAGAACGCGCTCAACGCGCTGCGTTTGGCGTTGGCGGCCGAGGTGATGCTCTGGCATTGCTGGCCCGCGACCGGGCGCATACCGCCCGCCCCGATCCTCCAAGTCTTCTTCTCGGTGGGGGTCGACGGGTTCTTCGCGATCTCGGGCTTCCTCATCACCAGGAGTTGGCTCACCGATCCGCGCGTGCGTGACTACCTTACCGCGCGAGCCCTGCGCATCATGCCCGGCTACTACCTCTGCCTGGGAGTGACGGCATTCGTCTTCGCACCGCTGAGTGTGCTCATCCAGGGCGGCTCGGCGTGGCAGTTGCTGGGCTCCACTGCGCCCCTCGAGTACGTAGTGAAAAACATCGGATTGGCCTACGTGCATTTCGACGTCGGCGGAACACCGCGCGGAATCCCGCATTCCGGCGTCTGGAACGCCTCGATGTGGTCGCTCATTTGGGAAGTGCTGTGCTATCTCGCCGTTGCCGGCATCGGCCTGGCCGGGCTGGCCAACCGCCGGTGGGTTCCGGCGGCGATATTGGCGGTGGGGGTGGTTGCGGCCACACAGCTGCCGCCGCTGACCTTCCCGGGTGTTTGGACCGTGCCGCAGCTCGCGGTGCGCGCCGCCATCATGTTCGCGGCCGGCTCGCTCCTGTATCAGTGGCGCGACGTGATCCCGGCCCGCTGGTCGTTGGTCGCGGTGAGCGTGGTCATCGTGTTCGCGGCCGGCTTCCTGCCCGACTACCGCGTCCTCGCGGCGCTTCCGCTGGCGTACGCCGTCATCGTGTCGGGCGCCCTGCTGCAGCACAAGCGGCTGCGGTTGCGTACGGACCTGTCCTACGGGGTGTACATCTACGCGTTCCCCACTCAGCAAATGTTGGCCGTCTGTGGGTTGGCGGGGCTGAATCCCTTTGTGTTCTTCGTCTGCAGCGCCCTCGGCACGCTTCCGCTGGCCACCCTGAGCTGGTTCGCGATCGAGAAGCCCTCGCTGTCCCTCAAGGGCCGGCTCAAGCAGAGATGGACCGCATCTTCGAATGAAGGTGATCGTGCTCCCGCATCGGCGGCGAGTTGA
- a CDS encoding acyltransferase family protein, translating to MKLGQVFDPRINALNAWRLALAGEVIFWHTFPIRGHLPSARAVLQLLLCVGVDGFFGISGFLITASWLSNPRLREYLAARALRILPGFYVCLLVTAFVIAPISVAIQGGSFTKLITSGASLDFVLKNSAVALVKFDIGGTPTGVPSAGVWNASLWSLIWEVMCYLIVAVIGVIGLANHRWVSLAFLLLATGGAMMLPGLKFPDVMTQHEGDVRTALFYLACRAAIMFAAGAFLYQWRDVIPARWSLVAVSAVIVVAAGWLPDYRVVGALPLAYAVVVSGTLIRNKHLRLRTDLSYGMYIYAYPTQQLLLVCGLITLNPLLFTGVTAAATLPLAAASWFLIEKPARRLKARFRKKSLAPQDQDRDQNQEQAVMARPVQEVARPALPPELPGTA from the coding sequence ATGAAACTCGGGCAGGTCTTCGATCCGCGCATTAATGCACTGAACGCCTGGCGGCTTGCGCTGGCAGGCGAGGTGATCTTTTGGCACACCTTCCCGATCAGGGGCCACCTCCCGTCGGCCCGAGCCGTTCTGCAGCTTCTTCTTTGCGTAGGGGTGGACGGGTTCTTCGGCATCTCCGGATTCCTCATCACCGCGAGTTGGCTCAGCAATCCCCGCCTCCGTGAGTATCTGGCCGCTCGCGCGCTGCGCATCCTGCCCGGCTTCTACGTCTGCCTGCTGGTGACCGCGTTCGTCATCGCCCCGATCAGCGTGGCGATTCAAGGCGGATCGTTTACCAAACTCATCACGTCAGGCGCGTCGCTGGACTTCGTGTTGAAGAACAGCGCCGTGGCGCTGGTCAAGTTCGATATCGGCGGCACACCCACCGGGGTTCCGAGCGCGGGCGTCTGGAACGCTTCCCTGTGGTCCCTCATCTGGGAAGTGATGTGCTACCTCATCGTTGCCGTCATCGGCGTCATCGGACTCGCCAACCACCGGTGGGTCTCGCTCGCATTTTTGCTGCTGGCGACGGGCGGGGCGATGATGCTGCCGGGGCTGAAATTCCCCGACGTAATGACCCAACACGAGGGCGACGTCCGCACAGCCCTGTTCTACTTGGCGTGCCGCGCCGCGATCATGTTCGCGGCCGGTGCGTTCCTGTATCAGTGGCGAGATGTGATACCCGCCCGCTGGTCGCTCGTCGCGGTAAGCGCGGTCATCGTCGTGGCGGCGGGCTGGCTGCCGGACTACCGGGTGGTCGGCGCCCTGCCCCTGGCCTATGCCGTAGTCGTGTCGGGGACCCTGATCCGCAACAAGCACCTGCGACTGCGCACGGACCTGTCCTATGGCATGTACATCTATGCGTACCCGACCCAGCAACTGCTGCTCGTCTGCGGGCTCATCACCCTTAATCCGCTGCTGTTCACCGGTGTCACCGCCGCCGCCACGCTGCCGCTGGCGGCCGCGAGCTGGTTCCTGATCGAGAAGCCGGCGCGTCGCCTCAAAGCCCGGTTCAGAAAGAAATCTTTGGCCCCCCAAGATCAAGATCGAGACCAGAACCAAGAGCAAGCGGTGATGGCGCGGCCCGTGCAGGAGGTCGCACGGCCGGCGCTTCCCCCGGAACTTCCGGGCACCGCGTAG